The Glycine soja cultivar W05 chromosome 6, ASM419377v2, whole genome shotgun sequence genome has a window encoding:
- the LOC114417020 gene encoding probable disease resistance protein RPP1, which yields MEEVQRWREALTRVANRSGWVIGNESYCVHIPEMVRKKHLSLLPSTSGIALASSTIIHAIRTYDVFVSFRGLDTRNNFAALLLQALHRNGIDAFNDNVHVMKGEFIEYELYKAIDGSRNFIVVFSKNYASSTWCLRELARICKNIETSTRRILPIFYVVDPLKVQKQSGCYEKAFLDHEERFRVAKEREQVWRWRKALKQVSHLPCLHIQNELHHLQQAEIEEILQEIINILNFKSSSLPNDDLVGMKSLVK from the exons ATGGAGGAAGTGCAGAGATGGAGAGAAGCTCTCACACGTGTGGCCAATCGATCTGGTTGGGTTATTGGAAATGA GTCATACTGTGTACACATTCCAGAAATGGTTCGAAAG AAACACTTGTCCCTGCTTCCTTCAACTTCTGGAATTGCATTGGCTTCTAGCACCATCATCCATGCAATAAGGACATATGATGTGTTTGTGAGCTTCCGCGGTTTAGACACACGCAACAATTTCGCTGCTCTTCTTCTTCAAGCTCTCCATAGGAATGGTATTGATGCCTTCAATGATAATGTACACGTTATGAAAGGTGAATTCATTGAATATGAGCTGTATAAAGCCATTGATGGGTCTCGCAATTTCATTGTGGTCTTCTCAAAGAACTATGCTTCCTCAACTTGGTGCTTGCGCGAACTAGCACGGATCTGCAAGAACATTGAAACATCAACAAGACGAATTCTacctattttttatgttgttgatCCATTAAAGGTGCAAAAGCAGAGTGGATGTTATGAGAAAGCCTTTCTGGATCACGAAGAAAGATTCAGAGTAGCTAAAGAGAGGGAGCAAGTATGGAGATGGAGAAAAGCTCTGAAACAAGTGTCACATCTCCCTTGTTTGCATATCCAAAATGA GCTACATCATTTACAACAGGCAGAGATCGAAGAAATTCTTCAAgagataataaatatattgaatttcaaatctTCAAGTCTTCCAAATGATGATCTAGTTGGGATGAAATCTCTTGTCAAATAA